The Pseudomonas sp. B21-023 genomic interval CAAGGCGCAGCCGCGCTCGGGCAAGGACATCGTGCGCCACCTGAGCGCCATGGGGCAGGTCCAGCAGTTGTGCGCAGTCAGTGGCGAATTCGACTATGTGGCCTGGCTGCTCAGCGACTCACCGGAGCAGCTGGACCAGTTGCTCGACCTGATCGGCAGCCTCGACGGGGTGGAGAAGACCACCACGTCGATCATCCTCAGCAGCAAGGTGGACCGCGGGCAGCCAGGCTGAGGCCCTCAGGCCTCCATCGCGTCGAGCAGCCCTTCCAGCAGCGCCCGTACCGTTTCCGCCGAATGCAGGATCGACCAGATCATCGCCCGCCCCGCCTCGGGGGCATGGTGCTGGGCGAGGGATGCATCTCGCCTCAGGACTTGGAAACCCGCCAAGTGAAACAATTTGAAAGTAATGCTCTATACGTAAATCACGTATAGAAGTGGCATTATGGTGCACCTGAAAAGCAGGAGCCACCAATGCCACGCAACATCTTCACTGAACTCACCGAAGGTTTCGACGCCCTTGCCGATGAGCGCGCCGGCAAACTGACCCTGCGTTCGCACAAGGTAGCCTTCGAGGAACTGGCCCCACTGGCCCCCAATGAACTGACCGAGCTGCGCCAGCGCCTGAACATGTCCCGGGCGGTATTTGCCGCGTACCTGCGCACCAACGCCCGCACCCTGGAGAGCTGGGAGCAAGGCCGCTCCAAGCCCAACGCCCAGGCCGTGGCGCTG includes:
- a CDS encoding Lrp/AsnC family transcriptional regulator, with amino-acid sequence MPATSSITLDAIDRQLISLLQINARESIATLARQLGIARTTVNSRLERLERNKVITGYGVRLGQRLIGGGLQAYVGIKAQPRSGKDIVRHLSAMGQVQQLCAVSGEFDYVAWLLSDSPEQLDQLLDLIGSLDGVEKTTTSIILSSKVDRGQPG
- a CDS encoding DNA-binding transcriptional regulator — translated: MPRNIFTELTEGFDALADERAGKLTLRSHKVAFEELAPLAPNELTELRQRLNMSRAVFAAYLRTNARTLESWEQGRSKPNAQAVALIRLVQKYPETVEHLASLS